In Candidatus Margulisiibacteriota bacterium, a single genomic region encodes these proteins:
- the mtnP gene encoding S-methyl-5'-thioadenosine phosphorylase, with product MKKIAIIGGSGLDNPDILKDPVEKEHNNKYGQPSSTLTCGKLSGVDVVILSRHGKDHGISPTKINYLANMRALKDEGCTHVLAATAVGSLRQEIKPGNLVFPSQFIDFTKHRNLTYYVDEVLHTPMSHPYDEHLTDVLCKACDEMKYEYNRDVTVITIEGPRFSTKAESHMFRAWGADIINMSTCPEVILANELGIPYQTIAMSTDYDCWKDDEDPVTYEMILKRMKENAEKVKTLLIKVVGRI from the coding sequence GTGAAAAAAATAGCCATAATCGGCGGCTCCGGACTCGATAATCCCGATATTCTTAAGGACCCCGTCGAAAAAGAGCACAATAACAAGTACGGCCAGCCGTCTTCGACGCTTACCTGCGGCAAATTGAGCGGGGTCGATGTGGTGATACTTTCCCGCCACGGAAAAGACCACGGCATCTCGCCTACCAAGATAAACTATCTTGCCAATATGAGAGCGCTTAAGGACGAGGGCTGCACTCATGTGCTCGCGGCAACGGCGGTTGGGTCGCTTAGGCAGGAGATAAAACCGGGCAACCTGGTATTTCCCTCCCAGTTCATAGATTTCACAAAACACCGCAACCTGACATACTATGTAGACGAAGTCCTTCATACCCCGATGAGCCATCCCTACGACGAACATCTGACCGATGTGCTGTGCAAGGCCTGCGATGAGATGAAGTACGAATACAACCGCGATGTGACCGTTATAACCATAGAAGGCCCAAGATTTTCCACCAAAGCCGAAAGCCATATGTTCAGGGCCTGGGGCGCGGACATAATAAACATGTCCACCTGTCCCGAGGTCATCCTTGCCAATGAACTCGGCATCCCCTATCAGACTATCGCCATGTCAACGGACTACGACTGCTGGAAGGATGACGAAGATCCCGTTACATACGAAATGATCCTGAAGAGGATGAAAGAGAACGCCGAAAAGGTCAAGACTTTGCTTATAAAAGTTGTGGGGAGAATATAA
- a CDS encoding transketolase: MKEDKIKTFKEKALRVRKETMKIHSIAPETRIASSLSCVEILTVLFYGGYIKFDPKKPEWEGRDRFVISKAHGSVSFYPVLADLGFIQEKELSRVCFEGAQLPGIPDMLIPGYETINGSLGHGAGVACGMAAALKLKNSNSKVFVLIGDGELYEGSVWEAVMFAGEHKLDNLVMILDANKACMLDFCKNIIDMSPLEDKFSAFRWDVQRVDGHDMEALCLALDKTASSLVKPKVIIADTVKGKGIPSLETDPLSHIRTVKKEDIDKILETLK, from the coding sequence ATGAAAGAAGATAAGATCAAAACTTTCAAAGAAAAAGCTCTCCGGGTCAGAAAAGAGACGATGAAGATCCATTCCATCGCGCCAGAGACCAGGATCGCGTCTTCTCTGTCGTGTGTTGAGATCTTAACGGTCCTGTTTTACGGTGGATACATAAAATTCGATCCCAAAAAGCCGGAGTGGGAAGGCCGTGACAGGTTTGTCATAAGCAAGGCCCACGGATCGGTATCGTTCTATCCCGTGCTCGCGGATCTGGGGTTTATTCAGGAAAAAGAGCTTTCAAGGGTCTGTTTCGAAGGCGCACAGCTTCCCGGAATACCGGACATGCTGATCCCGGGATATGAGACCATAAACGGTTCTCTGGGGCACGGAGCCGGGGTCGCGTGCGGGATGGCGGCAGCTCTAAAGCTGAAAAATTCAAATTCAAAAGTTTTTGTCCTTATTGGAGACGGGGAACTTTACGAAGGCTCGGTTTGGGAGGCGGTAATGTTCGCCGGAGAACATAAGCTTGACAATCTGGTGATGATCCTTGACGCGAACAAGGCCTGCATGCTCGATTTTTGCAAGAACATCATAGACATGAGCCCGCTGGAAGACAAATTCTCCGCTTTCAGATGGGATGTACAGAGAGTTGACGGACATGACATGGAAGCTCTCTGCCTTGCTCTTGATAAAACCGCGTCTTCATTAGTAAAGCCCAAAGTTATAATTGCGGATACCGTAAAGGGCAAAGGCATCCCTTCTCTTGAGACCGATCCTCTAAGCCATATCAGGACAGTAAAAAAGGAAGACATAGATAAAATACTGGAGACCCTTAAATGA
- a CDS encoding GDP-L-fucose synthase, producing the protein MKKNSKIYVAGHTGLLGSSLMKKLTSEGYSNIVTRTHRELDLMQAQKVTDFFDKERPEFVFLAAGMTGGILANSTYPADFFHRNISIQDNVFEAAKKYGVDNLVFYGSSCMYPKICPQPMKEEYLFTGHTEPTSEAYAAAKIAGIYACRAYNKQAGRNIFIALVPNSLYGINDSHDPQNSHVISSMMAKFSKAAKENAKTVELWGTGTPRREFLFSDDAAKASVFAVKNADKLENSHYNIGPGSDHTIKELAGLIAAEAGFKGSIVWDSSRPDGTPRKLLDSSRFRALGWVPETMLKEGIKAAYKAYIEAQK; encoded by the coding sequence GTGAAAAAAAACTCAAAGATCTATGTGGCCGGACATACGGGACTGCTGGGATCAAGCCTTATGAAAAAGCTGACATCAGAAGGATACAGCAATATCGTTACCAGAACACACAGGGAACTGGACCTAATGCAGGCGCAGAAAGTGACGGACTTTTTTGATAAGGAACGGCCGGAATTTGTTTTTCTTGCGGCGGGAATGACGGGAGGCATCCTGGCCAATTCCACTTACCCTGCGGATTTTTTCCACAGGAACATCTCTATACAGGACAATGTGTTCGAAGCCGCGAAGAAATACGGTGTTGATAACCTTGTCTTCTACGGCTCATCATGCATGTATCCCAAAATATGTCCACAGCCGATGAAAGAGGAATATCTTTTCACCGGACATACCGAGCCCACAAGCGAAGCATATGCCGCTGCCAAGATCGCCGGCATCTACGCCTGCAGGGCTTATAATAAACAGGCTGGCCGCAACATTTTTATAGCTCTGGTGCCCAATTCGCTTTACGGCATCAACGATAGTCATGATCCGCAGAATTCGCATGTCATTTCATCGATGATGGCAAAATTCAGCAAAGCCGCGAAGGAGAACGCCAAAACCGTTGAGTTGTGGGGCACAGGGACTCCGCGCAGGGAATTTCTTTTCAGTGACGACGCGGCCAAAGCCTCTGTCTTTGCCGTCAAGAACGCGGATAAGCTTGAGAACAGTCATTATAACATCGGTCCAGGTTCTGACCACACCATAAAAGAACTGGCAGGCTTGATAGCCGCTGAAGCAGGGTTTAAGGGCTCCATTGTGTGGGACAGTTCGCGGCCTGACGGCACACCAAGAAAACTTCTTGATAGTTCAAGGTTCCGCGCCCTTGGCTGGGTGCCGGAAACCATGCTGAAAGAAGGGATCAAAGCGGCATACAAAGCCTATATTGAGGCGCAGAAATGA
- a CDS encoding HAD family hydrolase has product MAGNIKKTVFFDRDGTLVKDVGYLSDPEDIEILPGAAEAIKLLNRSGYLSIVISNQAAVARGILTEEALKKLNTAILKKFSEKGAIIDDVYYCPHHPTAGASAYTIKCECRKPKPGMILRAQKEHDIDLSLSYMVGDKSIDVEAGKNAGCRSILVLTGYGSEEKSKPGFSADFIANDPLEAVKWILRKGR; this is encoded by the coding sequence ATGGCAGGCAATATCAAAAAAACCGTCTTTTTTGACAGGGATGGGACGCTTGTAAAGGATGTAGGCTATCTTTCCGATCCTGAAGATATTGAGATACTGCCAGGAGCCGCGGAGGCTATAAAATTGCTTAACAGATCGGGATATCTGTCAATTGTCATCTCTAATCAAGCCGCTGTTGCAAGGGGGATTTTGACGGAGGAAGCTCTGAAAAAACTTAACACTGCTATCCTTAAAAAATTCAGCGAAAAAGGCGCAATAATCGATGATGTCTATTATTGCCCGCATCATCCTACCGCTGGGGCTTCAGCTTATACAATCAAATGCGAATGCAGAAAACCAAAGCCGGGCATGATACTAAGGGCCCAAAAAGAGCATGATATTGACCTGTCTTTGTCCTATATGGTTGGAGACAAAAGTATTGATGTTGAGGCCGGCAAAAATGCAGGCTGCCGTTCGATCCTTGTCCTTACGGGTTATGGCAGTGAGGAAAAGAGTAAACCAGGGTTTTCTGCGGACTTTATAGCAAATGACCCGCTTGAAGCTGTCAAATGGATCTTGAGGAAGGGGCGATGA
- a CDS encoding kinase — protein MIITRTPFRISFFGGGTDYPVWFEENGGAVLSTTIDKYCYITCRYLPQFFQHKHRIVYSKVENVKKISEIKHPAVRAVLTKMKMKEGIEIHHDGDLPARSGLGSSSSFTVGLINAVYALRSRMATKYVLAKEAIDIERHVLRENVGSQDQVAASYGGLNKISFSRNNKFCVEPVILDLAKKEALQGHLMLFFTGLSRIASRIAKKQIASTPSKGNELRQMYRMVDEAKDILTGSSDISEFGNLLHKSWLLKKSLTDKISNPDLDGIYSDALKAGATGGKVLGAGGGGFMLFFVKPAKQHSVRKALKGLLEVKFKFENAGSQVIFCQDQGMR, from the coding sequence GTGATCATAACAAGGACGCCGTTCCGCATTTCTTTTTTCGGTGGAGGCACCGATTATCCGGTCTGGTTCGAAGAGAACGGCGGAGCCGTCCTTTCCACCACCATAGACAAATACTGTTACATAACCTGCAGATATCTGCCTCAGTTTTTTCAGCACAAGCACAGGATCGTCTATTCCAAGGTCGAGAACGTAAAAAAAATATCTGAAATAAAACATCCCGCCGTCAGAGCGGTGCTCACAAAAATGAAGATGAAAGAGGGGATAGAGATCCATCATGACGGGGATCTGCCCGCCAGATCCGGGCTGGGATCGAGCTCTTCTTTTACTGTTGGGCTCATCAACGCAGTCTATGCCCTAAGAAGCAGAATGGCGACCAAATATGTCCTGGCAAAAGAAGCCATAGATATTGAGAGGCATGTTCTAAGAGAAAACGTCGGCTCCCAGGACCAGGTGGCGGCCTCTTACGGAGGGCTCAACAAGATCAGCTTTAGCAGGAACAATAAATTCTGCGTTGAGCCCGTAATACTTGATCTGGCCAAAAAAGAGGCGCTGCAGGGACACCTGATGCTTTTCTTTACCGGACTTTCAAGAATAGCCTCACGGATAGCGAAAAAACAGATAGCTTCCACCCCTTCAAAAGGAAATGAGCTGCGGCAGATGTACAGGATGGTGGATGAAGCAAAGGACATATTGACCGGGAGTTCGGACATCAGCGAATTCGGGAATCTGCTCCACAAGTCCTGGCTTCTCAAAAAATCGCTTACAGACAAAATATCCAATCCCGACCTGGACGGCATTTACTCCGACGCGCTGAAGGCGGGTGCTACAGGCGGAAAAGTCCTCGGGGCCGGCGGCGGCGGCTTTATGCTTTTCTTTGTTAAACCCGCGAAACAACACAGCGTCAGAAAGGCTCTCAAAGGACTTCTGGAAGTAAAATTCAAATTCGAGAATGCTGGAAGCCAGGTGATATTCTGCCAGGACCAGGGAATGAGATAG
- a CDS encoding MBOAT family O-acyltransferase, whose translation MLFNSWEFAVFFPVVTFLYFFLPQKWKWFMLLVASCVFYMAFIPVYVLILAVTIVIDYFAGIFIENSAGRARSFFLIASVIANVGFLGFFKYFNFFNANFDRLAQLIHWNYPIQSLAIILPIGLSFHTFQAMSYTIEVFRGRQKAERHFGIYALYVMFYPQLVAGPIERPQNLLHQFYEKHSFEYGRVSDGLKLMVWGMFKKVVIADRLAILVNTVYNDPTPYSGLTLIVATIFFAFQIYCDFSGYSDIAIGAAQVMGFKLMDNFNRPYFSKSISEFWKRWHISLSTWFKDYLYISMGGNRVPKWRWQFNLFFTFAVSGLWHGANWTYIIWGALNGFYLIFSLWTEKIREKAVKLSNIRRFPRIYKYIQVLVTFSLTCFAWVFFRARSMHDVRHILTHAFSGLSQVFDIRYIVSSVSGLGLSSYEFAVALASIALLLFVHSIQRHGSIRHMLAGKPAWIRWTLYYSLLYGILFFGVFEKAQFIYFQF comes from the coding sequence ATGCTGTTCAATTCTTGGGAATTTGCCGTGTTCTTTCCCGTTGTAACATTCCTGTATTTCTTTTTGCCGCAAAAATGGAAATGGTTCATGCTTCTTGTGGCAAGCTGTGTTTTTTACATGGCCTTTATACCTGTTTATGTGTTGATCCTGGCCGTTACGATAGTCATAGATTATTTTGCGGGGATATTCATTGAAAACTCAGCAGGCAGGGCCAGGTCTTTTTTTCTTATTGCCAGCGTAATAGCCAATGTGGGTTTTCTGGGGTTTTTTAAATATTTCAATTTCTTTAACGCAAACTTTGATAGACTGGCCCAGCTTATTCATTGGAATTATCCGATACAAAGCCTGGCCATCATACTGCCTATAGGTCTTTCGTTTCACACATTTCAGGCAATGAGCTACACTATAGAAGTCTTTCGCGGCAGACAAAAGGCCGAGCGCCATTTTGGCATATACGCGCTGTATGTTATGTTCTATCCGCAGCTTGTTGCAGGCCCGATAGAGCGTCCGCAGAACCTTCTGCATCAATTCTATGAAAAGCATTCCTTTGAGTACGGGCGAGTCTCTGACGGTCTGAAACTCATGGTGTGGGGAATGTTTAAGAAGGTGGTCATTGCTGACAGGCTGGCTATACTTGTAAATACTGTCTATAATGATCCCACGCCGTATTCCGGCCTCACCTTGATAGTCGCGACCATATTTTTTGCCTTCCAGATATACTGTGATTTTTCGGGTTATTCTGATATTGCGATAGGCGCGGCACAGGTAATGGGCTTTAAGCTGATGGACAACTTTAACAGGCCCTATTTTTCAAAGTCGATATCGGAATTCTGGAAACGGTGGCACATATCACTGTCTACCTGGTTTAAAGATTATCTCTATATTTCTATGGGCGGCAACAGGGTCCCCAAATGGAGATGGCAGTTCAATCTGTTTTTTACATTTGCGGTAAGTGGATTGTGGCACGGGGCGAACTGGACTTACATAATATGGGGCGCCTTGAACGGCTTCTACCTGATCTTTTCACTTTGGACGGAAAAGATAAGGGAAAAGGCTGTGAAACTGTCAAATATCAGAAGGTTCCCCCGGATTTACAAGTATATACAGGTGCTGGTGACATTTTCTCTTACATGTTTTGCCTGGGTATTCTTCAGAGCAAGGAGCATGCATGATGTCAGGCACATATTAACTCACGCTTTTTCCGGCTTGTCCCAAGTGTTTGATATCCGCTATATTGTATCCAGTGTTTCGGGCCTAGGTCTTAGCAGCTACGAGTTTGCGGTTGCTTTAGCCTCTATCGCGCTCCTGTTGTTCGTGCATTCTATCCAAAGGCATGGCAGCATAAGGCACATGCTTGCGGGAAAACCGGCATGGATTAGATGGACGCTTTATTATTCGCTGCTGTACGGAATACTGTTTTTCGGGGTCTTTGAAAAGGCTCAGTTCATATACTTTCAGTTTTGA
- a CDS encoding DegT/DnrJ/EryC1/StrS family aminotransferase produces the protein MSEKMKVPFGTMSVTDKAKNLLSQAMESGLLSSGKYVREFEEKYAELIGTKEAVAVSTGTDADTLALAVLYDYGAKRGDEIIIPSLSFVATGNAVLHAGFKPVFVDVKLDTLNIDPDGIEKVITERTRAIMPVHLMGKPAEMDKITAIAKKHKLYVIEDAAEAHGSKYKGHNIGSIGDMAAYSLYVAHMISTVEGGIITTDNSEFAEILRSLRSHGRSCNCRSCVMNKGQITCEKRFKSGKDIRFIFERVGYSSKMNELEAAVGLGNIEAWPKYLATRRKNLEYLLANFGKYSPNLFSIKEDKDEFIGPHAFPVIIGKDAKFTRDELVDHLSRNGIDSRNMFLSMPTQCPGFAYLGYELGQFPAAEYVGNNGLHIGLHQDLDLRHMEYFIKVVDDFMAVNGK, from the coding sequence TTGAGCGAGAAAATGAAGGTCCCGTTCGGAACAATGTCTGTGACCGACAAGGCAAAGAACCTTCTGTCGCAGGCCATGGAATCAGGACTTTTGTCCTCAGGTAAATATGTTAGGGAATTTGAGGAAAAATACGCCGAGCTGATAGGGACGAAAGAGGCGGTGGCAGTGAGCACCGGGACGGACGCGGATACTCTTGCCCTTGCGGTCCTTTACGATTACGGCGCAAAAAGGGGAGATGAGATCATAATCCCTTCTCTTTCATTTGTTGCCACCGGCAATGCGGTCCTTCACGCGGGATTCAAGCCTGTTTTTGTTGATGTGAAACTTGATACTCTCAACATTGATCCAGACGGCATTGAAAAAGTCATAACAGAAAGAACAAGGGCGATAATGCCGGTGCATTTGATGGGCAAACCGGCCGAAATGGATAAGATAACGGCTATCGCCAAAAAGCATAAGCTTTATGTGATCGAGGACGCCGCGGAGGCCCACGGAAGCAAGTATAAGGGACATAACATAGGTTCAATAGGCGACATGGCCGCTTACAGCCTGTATGTCGCGCACATGATCTCGACTGTTGAAGGCGGAATAATAACGACCGACAACAGCGAGTTTGCCGAAATACTGAGGTCTCTTAGATCTCACGGCCGCTCCTGCAACTGCCGCTCCTGCGTGATGAATAAAGGCCAGATCACCTGCGAAAAGAGGTTCAAGAGCGGAAAAGATATCAGGTTCATTTTTGAAAGGGTCGGCTACTCGTCAAAGATGAACGAACTTGAAGCGGCTGTGGGGCTGGGGAACATAGAGGCCTGGCCAAAATACCTGGCAACAAGAAGAAAGAACCTGGAATATCTTCTTGCGAATTTCGGAAAATATTCTCCAAACCTCTTTTCTATAAAAGAGGATAAAGACGAGTTCATAGGGCCTCACGCGTTCCCTGTGATCATCGGAAAAGACGCAAAATTCACGAGAGATGAGCTTGTGGATCATCTCAGCAGGAACGGCATCGATTCGAGGAACATGTTCCTTTCTATGCCCACCCAGTGCCCCGGATTCGCATATCTGGGATATGAACTTGGCCAGTTCCCGGCCGCGGAGTATGTAGGCAACAACGGTCTGCACATAGGACTGCATCAGGACCTTGATCTGCGGCACATGGAATACTTTATAAAAGTGGTGGATGATTTTATGGCCGTGAACGGTAAATGA
- a CDS encoding NAD(P)-dependent oxidoreductase — MKILVTGGAGYIGSVMVPKLLEKGHEVTVLDNFMYNQSPLLECCSNPKFRAVRGDVREKDVMEKLIKDADVIFPLACLTGAPLCKKDPSGAQTIIVDAIKMMLKIKSKDQMVIFPNTNSGYGIGEKGKFCTEESPLRPVSSYGKLKCEAEDMILESGNAVAFRLATAFGVSQRMRLDLLVNDFTYRAFFDRFVVLFEAHFNRNYIHVRDVAKAFMHALDNFSKMKGQVYNLGLSDANLTKMQLCQEIKKQIPDFYFVEAAVGEDPDKRDYLVSNEKLEKTGYRPDVSIRDGIRELIKSFAIIKRNQYANI; from the coding sequence ATGAAGATACTGGTTACAGGTGGCGCGGGATATATAGGGTCTGTGATGGTCCCCAAACTGCTTGAAAAAGGACATGAGGTCACGGTCCTTGACAATTTTATGTACAACCAGTCCCCGCTTCTTGAATGCTGCTCCAACCCAAAGTTCAGGGCAGTCCGCGGGGATGTCAGAGAAAAGGATGTTATGGAAAAGCTCATTAAGGACGCGGATGTAATATTTCCTCTGGCGTGCCTTACGGGCGCGCCCCTCTGTAAAAAAGACCCCTCGGGCGCCCAGACGATAATAGTGGACGCCATAAAGATGATGTTGAAGATTAAAAGCAAAGACCAGATGGTCATCTTCCCCAACACCAACAGCGGCTACGGAATAGGCGAAAAAGGCAAATTCTGCACTGAAGAAAGTCCTCTGAGGCCAGTATCGTCCTACGGAAAGCTGAAATGCGAGGCGGAGGACATGATACTAGAAAGCGGCAATGCCGTAGCGTTCAGGCTGGCCACCGCTTTCGGCGTAAGTCAGAGAATGAGACTGGACCTTCTTGTCAACGATTTCACCTACAGAGCCTTCTTTGACAGGTTCGTCGTCCTGTTCGAGGCGCATTTCAACAGGAATTACATCCATGTCAGGGATGTTGCCAAGGCGTTCATGCACGCTCTTGATAATTTTTCCAAGATGAAAGGTCAGGTATACAACCTGGGGCTTAGCGACGCCAACCTCACCAAAATGCAACTGTGTCAGGAGATAAAGAAACAGATACCAGATTTCTATTTTGTCGAGGCGGCAGTGGGCGAGGACCCTGACAAACGCGATTACTTAGTAAGCAATGAAAAGCTTGAAAAGACCGGCTACAGACCTGATGTGTCGATCCGGGATGGAATAAGAGAGCTCATCAAGAGCTTCGCGATCATAAAAAGGAACCAGTACGCAAATATCTAA
- the gmhA gene encoding D-sedoheptulose 7-phosphate isomerase, translated as MKDMIKQHIIGSIEVKNLMLSEGALVSSIGQISEVIVSAYRNGNKVLIAGNGGSAADSQHMAAEFVSRFNFDRPALPSIALTTDTSMLTAIGNDYGFDKVFSRQIEANGAKGDVFIGISTSGNSQNIIEGLKTAKARGLRTIGFTNKTGGKMAQFCDHCIKVPSMNTPRVQECHILIAHIICAVVEDKIFGKEYKK; from the coding sequence ATGAAAGATATGATCAAGCAGCACATAATAGGATCTATCGAGGTTAAAAACCTGATGTTGAGCGAGGGAGCTCTTGTCTCAAGTATCGGGCAGATATCCGAAGTGATAGTAAGCGCGTATAGAAACGGCAATAAAGTACTTATTGCGGGCAACGGAGGAAGCGCGGCTGACAGTCAGCACATGGCGGCCGAGTTCGTGAGCAGGTTCAATTTTGACAGGCCTGCGCTGCCTTCGATAGCCCTTACCACCGATACATCCATGCTCACGGCCATCGGGAATGACTACGGTTTTGATAAGGTTTTTTCTAGGCAGATCGAAGCTAACGGGGCAAAGGGGGATGTTTTTATCGGGATATCGACCTCCGGCAATTCACAGAACATTATTGAAGGACTAAAAACGGCAAAAGCCAGAGGACTCCGCACCATAGGCTTTACCAATAAAACCGGCGGGAAGATGGCCCAGTTCTGCGATCACTGCATAAAAGTCCCTTCGATGAACACCCCCAGAGTGCAGGAATGCCACATATTGATAGCACACATCATCTGTGCGGTTGTTGAAGACAAAATTTTCGGGAAAGAATACAAAAAGTGA
- a CDS encoding transketolase C-terminal domain-containing protein, which translates to MNMTMRDAFIEKIHGEMSRDDRIMFIAADLGSPKLDALRKEFPDRFINVGIAEQNLVNVGAGFALEGFTVYCYAIAAFLTMRAFEQIRNNASLLSKNKKLNINFVGVGAGLSYDVSGPSHHCLEDISILGILPGIEILSPSDWTGARAMAKYSIDNSGPKYFRFDGKPLEMIYSPDKGAPVKKGFGELVEGRDLCIISTGYMTHAALAAARLLKEEGINIGVIDLLRLKPVPRELAFALKKYKSIITLEEGFVCGGGMGHLLCDVEGLNGKIAEIKGFRNGYVFDVGNRESLHKKCGLDPRAIADGFKKYFRTKGSK; encoded by the coding sequence ATGAACATGACGATGAGGGACGCTTTCATAGAAAAGATACACGGGGAGATGTCCCGCGACGACCGGATCATGTTCATTGCTGCTGACCTGGGTTCGCCAAAGCTCGACGCGCTCAGAAAAGAATTCCCTGACAGATTCATCAATGTCGGGATCGCCGAACAGAACCTTGTCAATGTTGGCGCGGGATTTGCCCTTGAAGGGTTCACGGTCTATTGTTATGCTATTGCTGCTTTCCTCACCATGAGGGCGTTCGAACAGATAAGGAACAACGCTTCTCTTCTGTCAAAGAACAAAAAGCTTAACATCAATTTCGTAGGAGTCGGAGCAGGTTTAAGCTATGATGTTTCGGGTCCTTCTCATCACTGTCTTGAAGACATTTCGATCCTCGGGATATTGCCGGGCATAGAAATACTGTCTCCGTCGGATTGGACCGGGGCGCGCGCAATGGCGAAGTACTCGATCGATAATTCCGGCCCCAAGTATTTCAGATTTGACGGCAAACCTCTTGAAATGATATACAGCCCCGATAAAGGAGCCCCGGTCAAAAAGGGATTTGGAGAACTTGTCGAAGGACGGGATCTCTGTATCATATCCACGGGTTATATGACCCATGCGGCGCTTGCCGCGGCGCGTCTTCTTAAAGAAGAAGGCATCAATATAGGAGTGATAGATCTGTTAAGGCTTAAACCTGTTCCCCGTGAATTGGCCTTCGCATTAAAAAAATATAAAAGTATCATAACTTTGGAGGAAGGGTTTGTTTGCGGAGGGGGAATGGGGCATCTTCTTTGCGATGTTGAAGGACTTAACGGAAAAATTGCCGAAATAAAAGGGTTCCGGAACGGGTATGTGTTTGATGTGGGAAACAGGGAATCTCTGCATAAGAAGTGCGGACTTGATCCGAGGGCGATAGCCGACGGCTTCAAAAAATATTTTAGAACGAAAGGAAGTAAATGA